In the genome of Nocardia sp. NBC_00416, one region contains:
- a CDS encoding acyl-CoA dehydrogenase family protein, translated as MDTAEQTLLTDALRKTMTTSTGPNLYPALCALGWHDLLTGPADTAEIAVALVFRLLGETGAQAPLINDVVAHAAGRPLGESLPLPFTGGTWVRWSHRDLPDTEDLLDPGLPLLRLGDTTELPAAADLPKNAARRALGWWLVGSARAMLALARTHALERHQFGRPVAGFQAIRHRLAETLVAIEGAEAALTVSPGDAHQPAHPDTGSPRPEESEALSALLAKAAAGRAALVTARNCQQVLGGTGFTSEHEFHRHYKRALMLDGLLGSSRELTREAGATLRNLGYAPRLAHL; from the coding sequence GTGGACACCGCCGAACAGACTCTGCTCACCGACGCGCTCCGCAAGACCATGACCACGTCCACCGGCCCGAACCTTTATCCGGCGCTGTGCGCCCTGGGCTGGCACGATCTCCTCACCGGGCCCGCCGACACCGCGGAGATCGCCGTCGCCCTGGTCTTCCGATTGCTCGGCGAGACGGGGGCCCAGGCGCCGCTGATCAACGATGTGGTGGCGCACGCGGCGGGCCGGCCGCTCGGGGAGTCGCTGCCGCTGCCCTTCACCGGGGGCACCTGGGTGCGCTGGAGTCACCGGGACCTCCCGGACACCGAAGACCTGCTCGATCCCGGCCTGCCCCTGCTGCGACTCGGTGACACCACCGAATTGCCCGCCGCGGCGGATCTACCGAAGAACGCGGCTCGGCGCGCGCTCGGCTGGTGGCTGGTGGGGTCGGCGCGCGCGATGCTCGCCCTCGCTCGCACGCATGCCCTCGAGCGGCACCAGTTCGGTAGGCCTGTCGCCGGTTTCCAGGCGATCCGGCACCGCCTCGCCGAGACGCTGGTCGCCATCGAGGGCGCGGAGGCCGCTCTCACGGTCTCGCCGGGCGATGCCCACCAGCCGGCTCACCCCGATACCGGCAGCCCCCGGCCGGAGGAGTCCGAGGCGCTGAGCGCCCTGCTGGCCAAGGCCGCGGCGGGTCGCGCGGCGCTCGTGACGGCACGGAACTGCCAGCAGGTATTGGGCGGCACAGGTTTCACGTCCGAACACGAATTCCACCGCCATTACAAGCGGGCCCTGATGCTGGACGGACTATTGGGCAGTTCCCGGGAACTCACCCGGGAGGCCGGTGCGACACTGCGGAATCTCGGCTACGCCCCGCGACTCGCGCATCTGTGA
- a CDS encoding acyl-CoA dehydrogenase family protein, giving the protein MSGSGPEVEEFRSRLRAWLDEHDLSPGPEPGFDAQVAQLARVRRALFDGDWMRYGWPESVGGLGGEPLLRAVLGEEVATRGLAEPGIYSMVEVLAPTMISYARPELAARMVPRLLDGSEQWCQGFSEPGSGSDLASLRTRAEQRGSDWVINGQKVWTSLAQFASRCVLLTRTGPGHDGITAFFVDMDAPGITVRPLRTMHGVDEFAEVYFDDVVVGADRMLGRPGDGWRVAMDLLPYERSTCFWHRIAHLFTRLDRVLDQTADGDDAELGAAYLALHTVRCRSRATQRRLAGGAVLGPDTSIDKVLLATAEQQLFDTARDLLPGVVELADTEWRSEFLYSRAATIYGGTAEIQRNIIARRLLDLGKE; this is encoded by the coding sequence ATGAGCGGGTCAGGTCCGGAGGTCGAGGAATTCCGGTCGAGACTGCGTGCCTGGCTCGACGAGCACGACCTCTCCCCCGGACCCGAGCCCGGCTTCGACGCGCAGGTCGCGCAGCTGGCCCGGGTCCGGCGGGCGCTGTTCGACGGTGACTGGATGCGTTACGGCTGGCCCGAGTCCGTCGGCGGGCTCGGCGGCGAACCGCTGCTGCGGGCCGTGCTCGGTGAGGAGGTCGCGACCCGCGGCCTGGCCGAACCGGGTATCTATTCCATGGTCGAGGTGCTCGCCCCCACCATGATCTCCTACGCGCGCCCGGAACTGGCCGCGCGGATGGTGCCCCGCCTGCTCGACGGCAGCGAACAGTGGTGCCAGGGCTTCTCCGAGCCGGGCTCCGGCTCGGACCTGGCCTCGTTGCGGACCCGTGCCGAACAACGCGGATCGGACTGGGTGATCAACGGCCAGAAGGTGTGGACCAGCCTGGCGCAGTTCGCCTCCCGCTGTGTACTGCTGACCAGGACCGGTCCGGGCCACGACGGCATCACGGCGTTCTTCGTCGATATGGACGCGCCGGGGATCACCGTACGTCCGCTGCGCACCATGCACGGTGTGGACGAATTCGCGGAGGTGTATTTCGATGATGTCGTCGTCGGCGCCGATCGGATGCTCGGCCGGCCCGGAGACGGCTGGCGGGTCGCGATGGATCTGCTGCCCTACGAGCGGTCCACCTGCTTCTGGCATCGGATCGCGCATCTGTTCACCCGGCTCGACCGCGTGCTCGACCAGACCGCCGACGGAGACGACGCCGAACTCGGCGCCGCCTATCTGGCGCTGCACACCGTCCGCTGCCGGTCCCGGGCGACCCAGCGGCGACTGGCCGGCGGCGCCGTGCTCGGGCCCGACACCTCCATCGACAAAGTCCTGCTGGCGACCGCCGAACAACAGCTGTTCGATACCGCCCGCGATCTGTTGCCCGGGGTCGTCGAACTCGCCGACACCGAATGGCGTTCGGAATTCCTGTATTCCCGGGCGGCGACCATCTACGGCGGCACCGCCGAGATCCAGCGCAATATCATCGCCCGGCGCCTGCTCGACCTGGGAAAGGAGTGA
- a CDS encoding nuclear transport factor 2 family protein — protein sequence MAAIDDLIEIQQLLARYAVTITKGDIDGLIGVFTPDGTYSAFGDIYTLEVFPELVDAAPRGLFLTGTPLIELDGDTGTGTQPLCFVEQSSHDMRIGYYSDTYLRTEQGWRLRTRAMTFIRRSGIHDSGIPHAFERPTV from the coding sequence ATGGCGGCAATCGATGACCTGATCGAGATCCAGCAGTTGCTCGCCCGCTACGCGGTGACCATCACCAAGGGCGATATCGACGGCTTGATCGGTGTGTTCACCCCCGACGGCACCTACAGCGCGTTCGGCGATATCTACACCCTCGAGGTATTCCCCGAACTAGTGGACGCCGCCCCCAGAGGACTGTTCCTCACCGGGACTCCGCTCATCGAACTGGACGGCGATACCGGCACCGGCACCCAGCCGCTGTGCTTCGTCGAGCAGTCCAGCCACGATATGCGGATCGGCTACTACAGCGATACCTATCTGCGCACCGAGCAGGGCTGGCGGTTGCGCACCCGCGCCATGACCTTCATCCGGCGCAGCGGTATCCACGATTCCGGTATCCCGCACGCCTTCGAGCGGCCCACGGTATGA
- a CDS encoding metal-dependent hydrolase family protein, whose translation MLTLRAAGLLDVDTGEIIRPGILRIEGDRIVGVGEGGAGAAAGESDEVLDLGDLILLPGFMDMEVNLLMGGRGETGLVSSVQDDPPLRMLRAVGNARRTLRAGFTTVRNLGLFVKTGGYLLDVALGKAIDAGWIDGPRIVPAGHAITPTGGHLDPTMFAAFAPNVLQLTLEEGIANGVDEVRKAVRYQIKHGAQLIKICVSGGVMSLTGAPGAQHYSTEELRAIVDEAHRRGLRVAAHTHGAEAVKEAVRAGIDCIEHGFLVDDEAIDMMVRAGTYLVPTTRLADAMDVSKAAPELQAKAAEMFPKARTSVKAAFDAGVKIAVGTDAPAIPHGRNADELVALVERGLDPLSVLRAATVVAADLIQVNDRGRLAEGLLADVIGVPGDPLADITVTQQVRFVMKGGKVYGGNR comes from the coding sequence ATGCTGACTCTGCGAGCCGCCGGGCTCCTCGACGTGGACACCGGCGAGATCATCCGGCCCGGCATCCTGCGCATCGAGGGCGATCGGATCGTCGGAGTCGGCGAGGGAGGCGCCGGAGCGGCGGCGGGAGAATCCGACGAGGTCCTGGACCTGGGCGATCTCATCCTGCTCCCGGGGTTCATGGATATGGAGGTCAACCTGCTGATGGGTGGGCGAGGCGAAACCGGCCTCGTCTCCTCGGTGCAGGACGACCCACCACTGCGCATGTTGCGCGCGGTGGGCAATGCCCGGCGCACCCTGCGCGCCGGGTTCACCACCGTGCGCAACCTCGGACTGTTCGTCAAGACCGGCGGCTACCTCCTGGATGTGGCGCTGGGTAAAGCGATCGACGCGGGCTGGATCGACGGGCCGCGAATCGTGCCGGCCGGCCACGCCATCACCCCGACCGGGGGGCATCTGGATCCCACGATGTTCGCCGCGTTCGCACCGAATGTCCTGCAGCTGACATTGGAGGAGGGCATCGCCAACGGTGTCGACGAGGTACGCAAAGCGGTCCGGTACCAGATCAAGCACGGCGCTCAGCTGATCAAGATCTGCGTGTCCGGCGGAGTGATGTCGTTGACGGGCGCTCCTGGTGCACAGCACTATTCGACCGAGGAACTACGCGCGATCGTGGACGAGGCACACCGGCGCGGTCTGCGTGTCGCCGCGCACACCCACGGCGCGGAGGCGGTCAAGGAGGCGGTCCGGGCCGGGATCGACTGTATCGAGCACGGCTTCCTGGTGGACGACGAAGCCATCGACATGATGGTGCGGGCCGGCACCTATCTGGTGCCGACCACCCGGCTCGCCGACGCCATGGACGTATCCAAGGCCGCCCCCGAGTTGCAGGCCAAGGCCGCCGAGATGTTCCCGAAGGCACGCACTTCGGTGAAGGCGGCCTTCGACGCCGGGGTCAAGATCGCGGTGGGTACCGACGCGCCGGCCATTCCGCACGGCCGCAATGCCGACGAACTCGTGGCATTGGTGGAACGCGGCCTGGACCCGCTGTCGGTATTGCGCGCGGCCACGGTCGTCGCGGCCGATCTGATCCAGGTGAACGATCGCGGCCGGTTGGCCGAAGGACTGCTCGCGGATGTGATCGGGGTACCCGGCGATCCGCTGGCCGATATCACCGTCACCCAGCAGGTGCGGTTCGTCATGAAAGGCGGAAAGGTCTATGGCGGCAATCGATGA